One Lysinibacillus sp. OF-1 DNA segment encodes these proteins:
- a CDS encoding GNAT family N-acetyltransferase, whose protein sequence is MYQVKIVETKQEHDDAFAIRQKVFVEEQGVPLHLECDAEDATATHFIMYDNVEPVGAARLRSIDGTTAKIERVCILQSQRGKKLGALMMKEMEKHAISINKEILKLHAQSYAIPFYEKLGFTVTSPEFMDAGIPHRAMKKKM, encoded by the coding sequence TTGTATCAGGTGAAAATTGTTGAAACAAAGCAAGAACACGATGATGCCTTTGCTATTCGGCAAAAGGTATTTGTTGAAGAGCAGGGTGTTCCGCTTCATCTAGAATGTGATGCTGAGGATGCCACTGCAACACATTTCATTATGTATGATAACGTTGAACCAGTAGGAGCAGCACGTTTACGTAGTATTGACGGCACAACAGCTAAAATTGAACGTGTTTGTATTTTACAATCTCAGCGTGGCAAAAAATTAGGAGCTTTAATGATGAAGGAAATGGAGAAGCATGCCATTTCTATCAACAAGGAAATATTAAAATTGCATGCACAAAGCTATGCCATTCCCTTCTACGAAAAGCTTGGATTTACAGTTACCTCTCCTGAGTTTATGGATGCAGGTATTCCACATCGTGCTATGAAGAAAAAAATGTAA
- a CDS encoding YjcG family protein — protein sequence MKYGIVAFPSKKLQDLANTYRKRYDPHYAKITPHMTLKDSFDASEEEIQTIVKQLDELAAKYAPLNIHASRISSFFPTTNAIYFRIEPTEQLVAFQHELQDNIPHGEMKHVFVPHITIAQKMSASEHDDIFGQLRMTGVDEKDTIDRIHLLYQLEDGSWTTYETFRLSGAE from the coding sequence ATGAAGTACGGTATTGTGGCATTTCCATCAAAAAAATTGCAAGATTTAGCAAACACTTATCGCAAACGTTATGATCCTCATTATGCAAAGATTACACCGCATATGACGTTAAAGGACAGCTTCGATGCATCTGAAGAAGAAATTCAAACCATCGTCAAGCAATTGGATGAACTTGCTGCTAAATATGCACCTTTAAACATTCATGCATCTCGCATAAGTTCGTTTTTCCCTACAACAAATGCGATTTACTTCCGCATTGAACCAACTGAACAATTAGTAGCATTCCAACATGAACTTCAAGACAACATCCCTCATGGGGAAATGAAACATGTATTTGTTCCTCATATTACAATCGCTCAAAAAATGTCAGCTTCTGAGCATGACGATATCTTTGGACAATTACGCATGACTGGCGTTGATGAAAAGGATACAATTGATCGCATCCATCTTTTATATCAATTAGAAGATGGCTCATGGACAACATATGAAACATTCCGTTTGTCTGGAGCTGAGTGA